One window of Paenibacillus albicereus genomic DNA carries:
- a CDS encoding ABC transporter ATP-binding protein, with the protein MEVFRQLKPYYWVERKFIFASILCLAAATALGLVYPNLLRYLIDDVVKPQNWEPVPLLSLAVVFVVSLKGFMNFLSGFFGGRLGNRVAYRLRNASYAKLQELSYPYYDTAKTGDLMSRLTADLEAIRQFIGFGFAQVLNVFLMILFGGIMMLTMDWQLTLVTLVAIPFLAFTAVRFEKNIHPAFREMRQALSHMTTAVQENITGVRTVKSFARESHEVEKFSARSAEYQTNQVGAATIWARYFPLMELLANVSVVILLIFGGMRVIDQHLTLGELVAFFSLIWYIIGPMWGIGFHINNYTQSKASGERVLELLNQFVHVKSVPDAVVLDKDHVKGHVRFENVTFNYADKEPAVVDISFDAPPGTVIGLLGGTGSGKSTIIQLLMHAYNVKQGKISVDGLDIRQLDVHSLRSQIATVFQETFLFSASIRDNIAYADKDATIEEIERAAKLAKAHDFIMELPLGYDTLVGERGMGLSGGQKQRIAIARALIRNPHILVLDDATSAVDMETEHEIQAGFKELMKGRTTFIIAHRISSLKDADEILVLDKGRIVQRGKHASLIRQSGPYRDVYNIQYADRPQQDDEPALGKGGTA; encoded by the coding sequence GTCAAGCCGCAAAACTGGGAGCCGGTGCCGCTGCTGTCGCTGGCCGTCGTCTTCGTGGTCTCGCTGAAAGGCTTCATGAACTTCCTGAGCGGCTTTTTCGGCGGCCGGCTCGGCAACCGGGTCGCCTATCGGCTGCGGAACGCCAGCTACGCCAAGCTGCAGGAACTGAGCTATCCGTATTACGACACGGCCAAGACGGGCGACTTGATGAGCCGCCTGACGGCCGATCTGGAGGCGATCCGCCAGTTCATCGGCTTCGGCTTCGCGCAAGTGCTCAACGTCTTCCTCATGATCCTGTTCGGCGGCATCATGATGCTGACGATGGACTGGCAGCTGACGCTCGTTACGCTCGTCGCGATTCCCTTCCTGGCCTTCACCGCCGTGCGCTTCGAGAAAAACATCCATCCGGCGTTCCGCGAGATGCGCCAGGCGCTCAGCCACATGACGACGGCCGTCCAGGAAAACATCACCGGCGTCCGCACGGTCAAGTCGTTCGCGCGCGAGTCCCACGAGGTCGAGAAATTCTCGGCGCGCAGCGCGGAATATCAGACGAACCAGGTCGGCGCGGCGACGATCTGGGCCCGATACTTCCCGCTGATGGAGCTGCTGGCCAACGTAAGCGTCGTCATCCTGCTGATCTTCGGCGGCATGCGCGTCATCGACCAGCATCTGACGCTCGGCGAGCTGGTCGCGTTCTTCAGCCTCATCTGGTACATCATCGGCCCGATGTGGGGCATCGGCTTCCATATCAACAACTACACGCAGTCCAAGGCGTCCGGCGAGCGGGTGCTGGAGCTGCTGAACCAGTTCGTGCATGTGAAAAGCGTACCCGACGCCGTCGTGCTCGACAAAGACCATGTCAAAGGGCATGTCCGCTTCGAGAACGTCACGTTCAATTACGCGGACAAGGAGCCGGCCGTAGTGGACATCAGCTTCGACGCGCCTCCGGGCACCGTCATCGGCCTGCTCGGCGGCACCGGCTCCGGCAAGAGCACGATCATCCAGCTGCTCATGCACGCCTACAACGTCAAGCAGGGCAAGATTTCCGTGGACGGACTCGACATCCGCCAGCTCGACGTGCACAGCCTGCGCAGCCAGATCGCGACCGTATTCCAGGAAACGTTCCTGTTCTCCGCCTCGATCCGCGACAACATCGCCTACGCCGACAAGGACGCGACGATCGAGGAGATCGAGCGCGCGGCCAAGCTGGCCAAGGCGCATGACTTCATTATGGAGCTGCCGCTCGGCTACGACACGCTGGTCGGCGAGCGGGGCATGGGCCTCTCCGGCGGCCAGAAGCAGCGCATCGCGATCGCGCGCGCCTTGATCCGGAACCCGCATATCCTCGTGCTCGACGACGCGACAAGCGCGGTCGACATGGAGACGGAGCATGAGATCCAAGCCGGCTTCAAGGAGCTGATGAAGGGACGCACGACGTTCATCATCGCCCACCGAATCAGCTCGCTCAAGGACGCCGACGAGATTCTCGTGCTCGACAAGGGCCGCATCGTCCAGCGGGGCAAGCACGCGTCGCTCATCCGCCAGAGCGGACCGTACCGCGACGTCTACAACATCCAGTACGCCGACCGTCCTCAGCAGGACGACGAGCCCGCGCTGGGCAAGGGAGGAACCGCCTGA
- a CDS encoding ABC transporter ATP-binding protein has protein sequence MQEAAQAQRQRFKYTDDEVIEKPFNWKQVLRLLSYMKPYRKQLVPMVVMMLLGTLTRLAAPAVIILAIDEAIDKGGGDKGLLLTYGGIMLGLYVVQWAANTIRIKYTNVIGQKVIYDLRQQLFEHIQKLSFRFFDKRPAGSVLVRVTNDVNSLQDLFTNGVVNLLMDCIQLIGIAAILLIWNFQLGIAVMVTVPLMFIVSGTLRKRIRFAWQDVRIKQSRINSHLNEAIQGMKVTQAYVQEKENYQFFDHMNTINKKSWDRASALNQTFGPIIEVTAAIGTLILFWYGSHLLQTNVITVGLLVGFANYIGNFWDPINRLGQMYNQLLVAMASSERIFEFIDEEPTVKESGRARMLTGIKGDVSFDRIVFEYEKGRPALKGISLEVKAGQSVALVGHTGSGKSTIINLLCRFYDPVEGAVRIDGQDIRDVTIESLRSQVGIVLQDTFIFSGTIRDNIRFGRLTATDEEVEMAARAVNAHEFIVSLPDGYDTEVQERGNVLSMGQRQLLSFARALLADPAILILDEATASIDTETELKIQEALKTLLAGRTSFIIAHRLSTIRHCDNIVVLDHGRIVEQGDHDALMRHGGTYHGLIEAQYRFLSA, from the coding sequence ATGCAGGAGGCCGCGCAGGCTCAGCGCCAGCGCTTCAAGTATACCGATGACGAGGTCATCGAGAAGCCGTTCAACTGGAAGCAGGTCCTGCGCCTGCTCTCCTATATGAAGCCTTACCGCAAGCAGCTCGTGCCGATGGTCGTCATGATGCTGCTCGGCACGCTGACGCGGCTGGCCGCTCCGGCCGTCATCATCCTGGCGATCGACGAGGCCATCGACAAGGGCGGCGGGGACAAGGGCCTGCTGCTGACCTACGGCGGCATCATGCTCGGCCTGTACGTCGTCCAGTGGGCCGCCAACACGATCCGCATCAAGTACACGAACGTTATCGGCCAGAAGGTCATCTACGATCTGCGCCAGCAGCTGTTCGAGCATATCCAGAAGCTCAGCTTCCGCTTTTTCGACAAGCGGCCGGCAGGCTCCGTGCTCGTGCGCGTCACCAACGACGTCAACTCGCTGCAGGACCTGTTCACGAACGGCGTCGTCAACCTGCTCATGGACTGCATCCAGCTGATCGGCATCGCCGCGATCCTGCTGATCTGGAACTTCCAGCTCGGCATCGCCGTCATGGTGACGGTGCCGCTCATGTTCATCGTCTCGGGCACGCTCCGCAAGCGCATCCGCTTCGCCTGGCAGGACGTGCGCATCAAGCAGTCGCGCATCAATTCCCATCTCAACGAGGCGATCCAAGGGATGAAGGTGACGCAGGCGTACGTCCAGGAGAAGGAGAACTACCAGTTCTTCGACCATATGAACACGATCAACAAGAAAAGCTGGGACCGCGCGTCCGCGCTCAACCAGACGTTCGGCCCGATCATCGAGGTGACGGCGGCGATCGGCACGCTCATCCTGTTCTGGTACGGCTCGCATCTGCTGCAGACGAACGTCATCACCGTCGGCCTGCTCGTCGGCTTCGCCAACTACATCGGCAACTTCTGGGACCCGATCAACCGGCTCGGCCAGATGTACAACCAGCTGCTCGTCGCGATGGCTTCCTCCGAGCGGATCTTCGAGTTCATCGACGAGGAGCCGACCGTCAAGGAGAGCGGCCGGGCGCGCATGCTGACCGGCATCAAGGGCGACGTGTCGTTCGACCGCATCGTCTTCGAGTACGAGAAAGGCCGCCCGGCGCTCAAGGGCATCTCGCTGGAGGTGAAGGCCGGCCAGTCGGTCGCCCTCGTCGGCCATACCGGCTCGGGGAAGAGCACGATCATCAACCTGCTCTGCCGGTTCTACGATCCCGTGGAGGGCGCCGTCCGCATCGACGGCCAGGACATCCGCGACGTGACGATCGAGAGCCTGCGCTCGCAGGTCGGCATCGTGCTGCAGGACACGTTCATCTTCTCCGGCACGATCCGCGACAACATCCGCTTCGGGCGGCTGACCGCGACCGACGAGGAGGTCGAGATGGCCGCCCGCGCGGTCAACGCGCATGAGTTCATCGTCTCGCTGCCCGACGGCTACGACACCGAGGTGCAGGAGCGCGGCAACGTGCTCTCGATGGGCCAGAGGCAGCTGCTCAGCTTCGCCCGCGCGCTGCTCGCCGATCCGGCGATCCTCATCCTCGACGAGGCGACGGCCAGCATCGACACGGAGACCGAGCTGAAGATCCAGGAGGCGCTCAAGACGCTCCTGGCCGGACGCACGTCGTTCATCATCGCGCATCGGCTCTCGACGATCCGCCATTGCGACAACATCGTCGTGCTGGACCATGGCCGCATCGTGGAGCAAGGCGACCATGACGCGCTCATGCGCCACGGAGGCACGTACCACGGCCTCATCGAGGCGCAGTACCGGTTCCTCAGCGCCTGA
- a CDS encoding SRPBCC family protein, with product MTDSSELGLTRHFRASREAVFQAFTQSDRFLEWWGPAGFETTAIAARIEPGGRFHYRQTSPEGQTLWGVLQFKEIESPGRLVFTNAFSDEEGRIARAFFDENWPLLIRNTIVLDEEDGGTRLRMTGSPASLRRRKLRCSAPPPA from the coding sequence ATGACCGATTCTTCCGAGCTTGGCCTGACCCGCCATTTCCGCGCCTCGCGCGAAGCCGTCTTCCAAGCCTTCACGCAATCGGACCGCTTCCTCGAATGGTGGGGGCCAGCCGGCTTCGAGACGACGGCGATCGCCGCCCGCATCGAGCCCGGCGGCCGCTTCCATTACCGCCAGACCTCGCCTGAAGGGCAGACGCTGTGGGGGGTGCTTCAATTCAAGGAGATCGAGAGTCCGGGGCGGCTCGTCTTCACCAACGCCTTTTCCGACGAGGAAGGACGGATTGCGCGAGCCTTCTTCGACGAGAACTGGCCTTTGCTCATCCGCAACACGATCGTGCTCGACGAGGAGGACGGCGGAACGCGCCTTAGGATGACCGGCAGCCCCGCGAGCCTACGCCGGAGGAAGCTGCGTTGTTCCGCGCCTCCTCCAGCATGA
- a CDS encoding ArsR/SmtB family transcription factor has protein sequence MKSILQALAEPNRLLIVELLRSGPLTVGEIAERLSLNQPQTSKHLKVLSEAGLLLVEASANRRIYRLAPKPFQELEAWASSFRRDWEERMDRLDGYLQRLQQSPD, from the coding sequence ATGAAATCGATCCTTCAAGCGCTGGCCGAGCCGAATCGGCTGCTGATCGTCGAGCTGCTCCGCTCCGGCCCGCTCACGGTGGGGGAGATCGCGGAGCGGCTCTCCCTCAATCAGCCGCAGACATCCAAGCATCTCAAGGTGCTGAGCGAGGCCGGGCTGCTGCTGGTGGAAGCTTCAGCCAACCGCCGCATCTATCGGCTCGCGCCGAAGCCTTTCCAGGAGCTCGAAGCCTGGGCTTCCTCGTTCCGCCGAGACTGGGAAGAGCGGATGGACCGGCTTGACGGATACCTGCAGCGGCTTCAGCAGTCCCCCGATTGA
- the purT gene encoding formate-dependent phosphoribosylglycinamide formyltransferase: MSYGPPLSEGARKLLLLGSGELGKEVVLEAQRLGVETVAVDRYANAPAMQVAHRSHVIDMLDPERLRGLILQEKPDLIVPEIEAIATGTLVELEQEGFKVVPTARAARLTMDREGIRRLAAETLRLPTASYRFADSLEEMRAAVLELGLPCVVKPIMSSSGKGQSVCRSEAEIESCWNYAMEGGRAKKKRVIVEGFVRFESEITLLTVRSVSGTAFCPPIGHVQQDGDYIESWQPHAMSEAQLREAERIALAITEALGGWGLYGVELFLTEDGVLFSEVSPRPHDTGMVTMATQDLSEFALHVRAILGLPIPGVRLLSPGASRTLKAARDSRSFAVEGLEQALAVPSAQVRVFGKPETRKGRRMAVALASGPDAESARAAARQAAECLSIRYDG; the protein is encoded by the coding sequence ATGTCGTATGGACCGCCGCTGTCTGAAGGGGCGCGCAAGCTGCTGCTGCTGGGCTCCGGAGAGCTCGGCAAGGAGGTCGTCCTCGAAGCGCAGCGGCTCGGCGTGGAGACGGTCGCTGTCGACCGTTATGCCAACGCTCCCGCGATGCAGGTGGCGCATCGCTCGCATGTGATCGACATGCTGGACCCGGAGCGGCTGCGCGGGCTGATCCTGCAGGAAAAGCCGGATCTGATCGTGCCGGAGATCGAAGCGATCGCCACGGGCACGCTCGTCGAGCTGGAGCAGGAAGGCTTCAAGGTGGTGCCTACGGCGCGAGCCGCGCGGCTGACGATGGATCGCGAGGGCATCCGGCGGCTGGCGGCGGAGACGCTTCGGCTGCCGACCGCATCGTACCGCTTTGCCGATTCGCTGGAGGAGATGCGGGCCGCCGTGCTGGAGCTCGGCCTGCCATGCGTCGTCAAGCCGATCATGAGCTCCTCGGGCAAGGGCCAGAGCGTCTGCCGTTCCGAGGCGGAGATCGAGAGCTGCTGGAACTACGCGATGGAGGGCGGCAGGGCCAAGAAAAAACGGGTCATCGTCGAAGGCTTCGTGCGCTTCGAGTCCGAGATTACGCTGCTGACGGTTCGTTCCGTCTCAGGGACGGCGTTCTGCCCTCCGATCGGACATGTGCAGCAGGACGGCGACTACATCGAGTCGTGGCAGCCGCATGCGATGAGCGAAGCGCAGCTGCGCGAGGCCGAGCGGATCGCGCTGGCCATCACCGAAGCGCTCGGGGGATGGGGGCTGTACGGCGTCGAGCTGTTCTTGACGGAGGACGGCGTCCTGTTCAGCGAGGTGTCGCCGCGGCCGCATGATACCGGCATGGTGACGATGGCGACGCAGGACCTGTCCGAGTTCGCGCTGCATGTCCGCGCCATCCTCGGCCTTCCGATCCCAGGCGTCCGGCTGCTGTCGCCAGGCGCGAGCCGCACGCTCAAGGCTGCTCGCGACAGCCGCTCGTTCGCCGTCGAAGGGCTGGAGCAGGCGCTCGCCGTACCGAGCGCGCAGGTGCGCGTATTCGGCAAGCCGGAGACGCGCAAAGGCCGACGCATGGCCGTCGCCCTCGCCTCCGGTCCGGATGCCGAGTCCGCGCGGGCCGCGGCTCGCCAGGCGGCGGAGTGCTTGTCGATTCGATACGATGGATAA
- a CDS encoding GDSL-type esterase/lipase family protein, whose amino-acid sequence MKSSGILWRVVGTAALASTLLLAGGFAFAMRDMLVVTPSVQQTARQAPAEARSGGEYLQADEILVTALGDSLTKGVGDNSGRGYVKPVLEQLEAATGKPVQQINNLAVSGLTAAELDKMLAEDRGLDNPIRQANLILLTIGGNDLFRPVLEARDEGGGGDIPLDEIEAQIPAAAASLKSIVERIRAVNPKATLVYAGLYNPFYDIADLREGSAAVQKWNDEAYRILAEDEHAVLVPVMDLFQQRSAAYMASDHFHPNQDGYARIAQRIVQALT is encoded by the coding sequence ATGAAGTCATCCGGCATATTATGGCGGGTCGTGGGTACGGCGGCGCTCGCCTCGACGCTGCTGCTCGCAGGCGGGTTCGCCTTCGCCATGCGCGACATGCTCGTCGTCACGCCTTCCGTGCAGCAGACGGCGCGCCAGGCTCCGGCAGAGGCCCGGTCCGGAGGCGAATACCTGCAGGCGGACGAGATCCTCGTGACGGCGCTCGGGGATTCCTTGACCAAGGGGGTAGGAGACAACAGCGGCCGCGGCTATGTCAAGCCGGTGCTCGAGCAGCTGGAGGCCGCGACCGGCAAGCCGGTGCAGCAGATCAACAATCTGGCCGTAAGCGGCTTGACCGCGGCGGAGCTCGACAAGATGCTGGCCGAGGACCGAGGCCTCGACAATCCGATCCGGCAGGCCAACCTGATCCTGCTGACGATCGGCGGCAACGACCTGTTCCGTCCCGTGCTGGAGGCGAGGGACGAAGGCGGCGGAGGCGACATCCCGCTGGACGAGATCGAGGCCCAGATTCCGGCAGCCGCAGCATCGCTCAAAAGCATCGTCGAGCGAATTCGCGCGGTCAATCCCAAGGCCACGCTCGTCTATGCCGGCCTGTACAATCCTTTCTACGACATCGCGGATCTGCGCGAAGGCAGCGCGGCCGTCCAGAAATGGAACGACGAGGCGTACCGCATTCTCGCCGAGGACGAGCATGCGGTGCTCGTCCCCGTCATGGATTTGTTCCAGCAGCGCTCGGCCGCCTATATGGCGTCCGATCATTTCCACCCCAATCAGGACGGCTACGCGCGCATCGCGCAGCGCATCGTGCAGGCGCTGACCTGA
- a CDS encoding ABC transporter ATP-binding protein, with protein sequence MTIDYPVRKRTPSRPSAAARSAAPQAGVASGEPVLDVRGLKKKIRRKWIIHEVGFQVYPGEIFGFLGPNGSGKTTTIRMLVDLIKPTEGEIRIGGHDLGRDPEKALAEVGCIVENPEMYPYLTGWENLEQFARMQPGIGEDRIREVVAIVRLEDRIHDKVRTYSLGMRQRLGIAQALLGSPKLLILDEPTNGLDPKGIKELREFIRMLSETGLSLFISSHLLSEIQLMCDRVAIISEGRVLSVGRVDELVGQAASYVMWQTDRQEEARALLAEQPSVRLYGEDEHRVDESALAHLPGAIVTTVDDEALPDVVELLVRRGIGIEAVQRVAPTLEELFLRLTEVEAR encoded by the coding sequence ATGACGATTGATTACCCCGTTCGCAAAAGGACCCCGTCCCGCCCTTCGGCCGCCGCGCGGAGCGCCGCTCCGCAAGCGGGCGTCGCCTCCGGCGAGCCCGTGCTGGACGTGCGCGGCCTGAAAAAGAAAATCCGCCGAAAATGGATCATCCATGAAGTCGGCTTCCAAGTGTATCCCGGCGAGATTTTCGGCTTCCTGGGACCGAACGGCTCCGGCAAGACGACGACGATCCGCATGCTCGTCGACCTCATCAAGCCGACCGAAGGCGAGATTCGGATCGGCGGACACGATCTCGGCCGCGATCCGGAGAAAGCTCTGGCCGAGGTCGGCTGCATCGTGGAGAATCCGGAGATGTACCCTTACCTCACCGGCTGGGAGAACCTCGAACAGTTCGCCCGCATGCAGCCGGGCATCGGCGAGGACCGCATCCGCGAAGTCGTTGCGATCGTCCGTCTGGAGGATCGCATCCACGACAAGGTGCGCACATACTCGCTCGGCATGAGGCAGCGGCTCGGCATCGCGCAGGCGCTGCTCGGAAGCCCCAAGCTGCTCATTCTGGACGAGCCGACCAACGGTTTGGACCCGAAGGGCATCAAGGAGCTGCGGGAATTCATCCGCATGCTGTCGGAAACCGGCCTCAGCCTGTTCATCTCCAGCCATCTTCTGAGCGAGATCCAGCTCATGTGCGACCGCGTCGCGATCATCAGCGAAGGCCGGGTGCTCTCGGTCGGCCGGGTGGACGAGCTCGTCGGGCAGGCCGCGAGCTACGTCATGTGGCAGACCGATCGTCAGGAGGAGGCGAGAGCATTGCTCGCGGAGCAGCCGTCCGTCCGGCTGTACGGCGAGGACGAGCATCGGGTCGACGAGAGCGCGCTCGCGCATCTTCCCGGAGCGATCGTGACGACCGTGGACGATGAGGCGCTCCCGGATGTCGTGGAGCTGCTCGTGCGGCGAGGCATCGGCATCGAAGCGGTGCAGCGCGTCGCTCCGACGCTCGAGGAGCTGTTCTTGAGGCTGACGGAGGTGGAGGCCAGGTGA
- a CDS encoding ABC transporter permease: MKGMLPLVQNETLKIWKKKRFYVILLILLVLVPLFTYAQLRVSQTNAANFKDWRNQIQQQITDLQNTLASDRMPEEWKKYDRIKVQQLQYYLDHDINPNSPDAATFTRQFMASSVSMFFPLLILALSSDLVSGERTGGTIKMLLTRPVRRWKILMSKLIALTLYVSLAILATGAVCYLISGIVFGFGGWTMPVFTGFVIDGASFDSTGVHAVPQWAYMLMQSGLIWISCMTIAILSMMVSVLVRSTAASIVTMMAAVISGSILAGMASSWETAKYIFSVNIDLTDYLEGTPPPIAGMDIGFSLTVLGIWAAAALAVSFGVFTKQDILN, translated from the coding sequence GTGAAGGGGATGCTTCCGCTCGTGCAGAACGAGACGCTGAAAATTTGGAAAAAGAAGCGGTTCTATGTTATCCTTCTAATCCTGCTGGTGCTCGTGCCGCTGTTCACCTATGCCCAGCTCCGGGTATCCCAGACGAATGCCGCCAACTTCAAGGATTGGCGCAACCAGATCCAGCAGCAGATCACCGACCTGCAAAATACGCTCGCGAGCGACCGCATGCCGGAGGAGTGGAAGAAGTACGACCGCATCAAGGTGCAGCAGCTGCAATATTACCTGGATCATGACATCAATCCGAACAGCCCGGACGCGGCCACGTTCACCCGCCAGTTCATGGCGAGCTCCGTGTCGATGTTCTTCCCGCTGCTCATCCTCGCGCTCTCGTCCGACCTCGTGTCGGGCGAGAGGACCGGAGGCACGATCAAGATGCTGCTGACCCGTCCGGTACGGCGCTGGAAAATCCTGATGAGCAAGCTCATCGCCTTGACGCTGTACGTTTCGCTGGCTATCCTGGCGACCGGCGCGGTATGCTATCTCATATCCGGAATCGTCTTCGGCTTCGGCGGCTGGACGATGCCGGTGTTCACCGGGTTCGTCATCGACGGCGCCTCGTTCGACTCGACGGGCGTGCACGCCGTTCCCCAGTGGGCATACATGCTCATGCAGAGCGGCCTCATCTGGATCAGCTGCATGACGATCGCGATCCTGTCCATGATGGTGTCGGTGCTCGTCCGCAGCACCGCGGCGAGCATCGTGACGATGATGGCGGCGGTCATCTCCGGCAGCATCCTCGCGGGCATGGCCTCCTCGTGGGAGACGGCGAAATATATCTTTTCCGTAAATATCGACCTGACCGACTATCTCGAGGGCACGCCGCCTCCGATCGCAGGCATGGACATCGGATTTTCCCTGACGGTGCTCGGCATCTGGGCGGCAGCCGCGCTCGCCGTATCGTTTGGCGTCTTTACGAAACAGGACATCTTGAATTAA
- the parE gene encoding DNA topoisomerase IV subunit B, whose protein sequence is MAEQLDLYATESANTAKSPSYEADDIQILEGLTAVRKRPGMYIGSTTSSGLHHLVWEIVDNAVDEHLAKFCTEIAVTLHKNGSVTVHDNGRGIPTGMHKSGIPTPQVVFTILHAGGKFGGGGYKKSGGLHGVGASVTNALSEWLEVEIFRDGKIHKQRFEYWVDSQGKEHVGEPVTGLDVVGNTRQTGTKVTFKPDTRVFHGNTSLSFDTLSDRLQEIAFLNSGLKVTIRDDRSGHENVFYYEGGAKQFVEFLNEEKSVLHEAVRFAAEKDDIEVEVALQYNDGYTETIVSFVNSIPTRGGGTHETGFKTAYTRVLNDYARRAGLLKEKDKNLEGGDLREGMMCVINIKMAEVEFVGQTKDQLGSSSARSAVDSVVADKMAVFLEENPQIGQMLLKKAIQASRAREAARKAREEIRSGKKRSESSNLGGKLTPAQSKDASRNELFIVEGDSAGGSAKQGRDSKYQAILPLKGKPMNPEKARLADILKNDEYKAIIAAIGAGVGPEFEAEECNYSKIIIMTDADTDGAHIQVLLLTFFYRYMKPLIDTGRIYIAQPPLYKMSRKTGKLQTVRYAWTDEQLQNYGKEMGKGFELQRYKGLGEMNPDQLWETTMNPESRTLLQVQIDDAAKAERRVSTLMGDKVDPRKRWIIDNVDFTEYEE, encoded by the coding sequence ATGGCCGAACAACTGGACCTTTACGCAACCGAATCGGCGAATACGGCGAAAAGCCCTTCCTATGAAGCGGACGACATCCAGATTCTCGAGGGCCTGACCGCGGTGCGCAAGCGCCCGGGCATGTACATCGGCAGCACGACGAGCTCGGGCCTGCACCATCTCGTGTGGGAGATCGTCGACAACGCCGTGGACGAGCATCTGGCCAAGTTCTGCACGGAAATCGCCGTCACGCTGCACAAGAACGGCTCCGTGACCGTGCATGACAACGGACGAGGCATCCCGACCGGCATGCACAAGAGCGGCATTCCGACGCCGCAGGTCGTGTTCACAATCCTGCATGCGGGGGGCAAGTTCGGCGGCGGGGGCTACAAGAAATCCGGCGGCCTGCACGGCGTCGGCGCTTCGGTGACGAACGCCTTGTCGGAATGGCTCGAGGTGGAGATATTCCGCGACGGCAAGATACATAAGCAGCGGTTCGAATACTGGGTCGACAGCCAGGGCAAGGAGCATGTCGGCGAGCCGGTGACGGGCCTCGACGTGGTCGGCAATACGCGGCAGACCGGCACCAAGGTGACGTTCAAGCCGGATACGCGCGTATTCCACGGCAACACCTCGCTGAGCTTCGATACGCTCAGCGACCGGCTGCAGGAGATCGCCTTCCTGAACTCGGGGCTCAAGGTGACGATCCGCGACGACCGCAGCGGCCATGAGAACGTGTTCTACTACGAGGGCGGAGCGAAGCAGTTCGTCGAGTTCCTCAACGAGGAGAAGTCGGTGCTGCACGAGGCCGTGCGCTTCGCGGCGGAGAAGGACGACATCGAGGTCGAAGTCGCGCTGCAGTACAACGACGGCTATACGGAGACGATCGTCAGCTTCGTCAACTCGATCCCGACACGCGGGGGCGGCACGCACGAGACCGGCTTCAAGACGGCCTATACCCGCGTGCTCAACGATTACGCCAGGCGAGCGGGCCTTCTCAAGGAGAAGGACAAGAACCTCGAGGGCGGCGACCTGCGCGAGGGGATGATGTGCGTCATCAACATCAAGATGGCGGAGGTCGAATTCGTCGGGCAGACGAAGGACCAGCTCGGCAGCAGCTCCGCGCGCAGCGCGGTCGACTCCGTCGTCGCAGACAAGATGGCGGTCTTCCTGGAGGAGAATCCGCAGATCGGCCAGATGCTGCTCAAGAAGGCGATCCAGGCTTCGCGCGCTCGGGAAGCGGCTCGCAAGGCGCGCGAGGAGATCCGCAGCGGCAAGAAGCGCAGCGAGTCGTCCAATCTCGGCGGCAAGCTGACGCCGGCGCAGTCCAAGGATGCCTCTCGCAACGAGCTGTTCATCGTCGAGGGCGACTCCGCGGGCGGCTCCGCCAAGCAGGGCCGCGACTCCAAGTATCAGGCGATTCTGCCGCTCAAGGGCAAGCCGATGAATCCGGAGAAGGCCCGCCTCGCCGACATCCTCAAGAACGACGAGTACAAGGCGATCATCGCCGCGATCGGCGCGGGTGTCGGTCCGGAGTTCGAGGCGGAGGAGTGCAACTACAGCAAGATCATCATCATGACCGACGCCGATACGGATGGCGCGCACATCCAGGTGCTGCTGCTGACGTTCTTCTACCGGTACATGAAGCCGCTCATCGACACGGGCCGCATCTACATCGCCCAGCCGCCGCTCTACAAGATGTCCCGCAAGACCGGCAAGCTGCAGACGGTGCGGTATGCCTGGACCGACGAGCAGCTGCAGAACTACGGCAAGGAGATGGGCAAGGGCTTCGAGCTGCAGCGCTACAAGGGGCTCGGCGAGATGAACCCCGACCAGCTGTGGGAGACGACGATGAACCCCGAGTCCCGCACGCTGCTGCAGGTGCAGATCGACGATGCGGCCAAGGCGGAGCGGCGCGTATCGACGCTCATGGGAGACAAGGTGGACCCGCGCAAGCGCTGGATCATCGACAATGTCGACTTCACGGAATACGAGGAATAG